CGTTCTCGAAGGCTTTCGAGTTCCGTGTGGACTTCTGGTTCCGCGTGGTCATGGACGCCTTCTACTACGCCGTGAACATCGGCTTCTACCGCGTGCTCTACGTGCACACCGATCTGCTGGCGGGATGGGACGAGCGACAGGTCATGGTCTTCGTGGGCGCCTATCTCGTGGTCGACGGCCTGAACATGACCGTGTTCGCGAACAACCTCTACTGGTTGCCGATCCACGTGAACAAGGGGGATCTGGACTACTATCTCGTGCGGCCGGTCTCGCCGCTCTTCTTCCTGACCCTGCGCGAGTTCGCGGCCAACTCTTTCGTGAACCTGTTGCTGGCCGCGGGAGTGCTGGTGTGGGCTCTGGCGCGGCTGCCGGTGTGGCCCGGGGCCGGCGAACTCGCGGTGTTCGCGTTCATGCTGGTCAACGGAACGGTGCTGTACGCCCTGGTGCACTTGTTGATGCTGTTGCCGGTGTTCTGGATCCATTCGGGCCGGGGGCTGGGGTCGGTGTTCTTTCTGCTGACGCGGGCGATGGAACGGCCCGATGCGATCTTCCACGGTTGGGTCCGGCGGATCCTGGTCACCGTGTTGCCCTTCGGTCTCATGGCCAGCTTCCCGGCCAGGGCGGTGCTCGACGAGCCGACGTGGACGATCGTCGGCCACCTGCTCGCGGTCACCGTCGCGATGTTCGCGATCACCCTCTGGGTGTGGAAGCGAGCCCTCCGCGCCTACAGTTCCGCATCGTCGTGAACTCTTGTGACGACGGGGGTGGGGGGATAGACTCCGGCCGCTCCGACCGGATCCTCCACCGGCGGCGCCGTGAGGGCGCAGCCGACGCCGACAGGTGCCGCCTCTCCATGTCCGCCGATCGATTCCGAAGCACCGCGGCCTTCCTGGTGTACGCCTTCGTCGTGGCCACGCCCTTCTCGCTGGCCGCCGGGTCGATCCTCGGTGTGACCGTGCTCGTGACCGGGGCGGTCGCGCTGGCCCTGCACGCTCCGGCCCGTGCGGCGATTCCGCGCTGGGTGTTCGTCGGCGTTCTGGGAATGGTCCTGTGGAGTGCGCTGGCCACGGCCACGGCGGACCCCTACCCGGCCAAATGGCTGACCTGGGCGAAGGAGCTGTGGATCAAGCTCTTCCTGCTGTCGGCGACCGGTCTCATGGTCTTCGCGCGGACCCGCGTCGACCGTGTGCTCGTGGTCTACGTCGCGGTCGGTGCGCTCGTGGCCGTGTTCGGGATCCTCCAGTACCTGACGGGGTCGATTCCCTTCCGAGACCACGTTCCGCCCATGCGCGGCGACCGGTGGGAGATCGAGGCCTTCTACAATCACCATCTGACCTACGGCGGTCACGTGGTGGTGCTGTGGCTGTTGGCCCTGGCCCGTGTCGTGTTCGGCGGGACCGGTGCACGGACCCGGGGGCTCGTCCACCGCGGATTCGGCGTGTCGACGTTGGTGCTGCTGTCGCTCGGGCTGTACTGGAGCTACGCGCGCAGTCCCCAGATCGGTGCCCTCGCCGGGTTCGCGGTGCTGCTCCTCGTGTTGCCGTGGAAGCGGCGTCTGGTGGCCGCCGTCGTGTTGGCCGTGACGGTGGTCGCCGCCCTGGTGAGTCCGACCATGCGCGAGCGCTACGTCGACGCGCTCGATCTGTCGACCGAGCAGACCCGTCTGCTGTTGTGGCAGAGCAGTATCGACGGCATCTCCGACCG
This portion of the Candidatus Krumholzibacteriia bacterium genome encodes:
- a CDS encoding O-antigen ligase family protein, producing the protein MSADRFRSTAAFLVYAFVVATPFSLAAGSILGVTVLVTGAVALALHAPARAAIPRWVFVGVLGMVLWSALATATADPYPAKWLTWAKELWIKLFLLSATGLMVFARTRVDRVLVVYVAVGALVAVFGILQYLTGSIPFRDHVPPMRGDRWEIEAFYNHHLTYGGHVVVLWLLALARVVFGGTGARTRGLVHRGFGVSTLVLLSLGLYWSYARSPQIGALAGFAVLLLVLPWKRRLVAAVVLAVTVVAALVSPTMRERYVDALDLSTEQTRLLLWQSSIDGISDRPWTGFGPGNFRAMMLGHEVPGDYDSRAHAHNDYLMQAVNGGIPMLGFGLLFAGALIVFLWRWRRRPDGNADWIVVGALAAHVALLAAGLFQVFQTDDEVEFTLYFTLACALAHVAQRRRVETGG
- a CDS encoding ABC-2 family transporter protein, which gives rise to MARYLHLYLYFLRFSFSKAFEFRVDFWFRVVMDAFYYAVNIGFYRVLYVHTDLLAGWDERQVMVFVGAYLVVDGLNMTVFANNLYWLPIHVNKGDLDYYLVRPVSPLFFLTLREFAANSFVNLLLAAGVLVWALARLPVWPGAGELAVFAFMLVNGTVLYALVHLLMLLPVFWIHSGRGLGSVFFLLTRAMERPDAIFHGWVRRILVTVLPFGLMASFPARAVLDEPTWTIVGHLLAVTVAMFAITLWVWKRALRAYSSASS